The nucleotide sequence AACCGCCGACCCATCTGGACTATTGTGCTTTCGCTGGTGGCGATTGGTGCGTCGTTGTATCTGTTTATTCGTCAGTTAACTCAAACTAAATAGGCAGCACCCTGGCTGCATTTGTTATCCCTGTCGGTTATCGGCAGCGCTCCATGCTTCGTACTATTCTCTTTACGGCTTTCCTGGCGATTGTATTTTTCATAGCCGAACGATTTTATCAAGTCCCCTGGCTACATGCTCAATGGAAAGTTCTGCTGGTCTTTTTTCTGAGCGTCTCATTTCTCACGCATAGACTGGTGACGACTGGTTTACAGGATAATCAGGAACGATTCGTGCCCTTCTATTTAGCCGCTACAGTTGCTCGATTAGTGCTTGGGCTAGCGTTTGTTGGTTTCTTTCTCTTTCAAGGTATCGAGCAGCGACGCGTCTTCATTTTGGACTTTCTGGTACTATATATATGTTATACAGGCTTTGAGATTTGGGCGCTTACTCGTAACTTGCGACGCGATTCGTAAAAACGATCAGTCACATCATATGATGCGTTCGGTTATTAATAAGATTGTTTTGGCTATTGCGCTCGTCATGAGCTCGTTAGCTGTTTCTAACGCGCAGGAGCATGGCCATGAAGGTGAAGCCCCTGCGAAAAAGGAAGGATTTAATGTGGGTGAAATGATCATGCACCACATTAAAGATGAACACGGCTGGGAACTGGCACATGGTGTCACGATCCCGTTGCCTGTGATTCTATATTCAAACGACCGGGGTCTGGAGGTTTTCTCGTCGTCCCGGCTGGCCCACGAACAGGTTTACAACGGCTACAAACAGGAACACGGCAAGATTCACCGCGTTAACGAAGCTGGTAATATCGACGAAGAAGCCAAGATTTGCGACTTCTCAATCACGAAGAACGTAGCGTCGCTGCTATTGAGCGCTGTTATTCTGCTGCTGTTGTTTCCGGCCGTTAGCCGCGGCTACGAAAAGAACAAAGGCAAAGCGCCCAAGGGTATTCAGTCGTTGCTGGAGCCGATTATTCTGTTCGTACGAGACGAGATCGCTAAGCCGAGCATCGGTCCGAAATATGGCAGATACCTGCCGTACCTGCTGACGCTGTTCTTCTTTATTCTGGTGAACAACCTGCTGGGGCTGTTACCGGGTGCTGCCAACTTGACGGGTAACATTGCCGTTACGCTGGTTCTGGCTGTTCTTACGTTCTTTATCGTGACTTTCAGTGGGAACAAGCACTACTGGATGCACATCGTGAAGCCAACGGGCGTGCCGGTTGCGCTGCTACCGATAATGATTCCGGTTGAAATTGTTGGTCTGTTCATGAAGCCTCTCTCGCTCATGATTCGATTGTTCGCCAACATTACGG is from Spirosoma taeanense and encodes:
- the atpB gene encoding F0F1 ATP synthase subunit A, whose protein sequence is MMRSVINKIVLAIALVMSSLAVSNAQEHGHEGEAPAKKEGFNVGEMIMHHIKDEHGWELAHGVTIPLPVILYSNDRGLEVFSSSRLAHEQVYNGYKQEHGKIHRVNEAGNIDEEAKICDFSITKNVASLLLSAVILLLLFPAVSRGYEKNKGKAPKGIQSLLEPIILFVRDEIAKPSIGPKYGRYLPYLLTLFFFILVNNLLGLLPGAANLTGNIAVTLVLAVLTFFIVTFSGNKHYWMHIVKPTGVPVALLPIMIPVEIVGLFMKPLSLMIRLFANITAGHIIILSLLGLIFMANHMGGMVTSISISPVVLFFTLFLNLIELLVAFLQAFIFTLLTAMYIGSAVEEHHEADHGIGHEGTISELG